Part of the Desulfohalovibrio reitneri genome is shown below.
GGCCCTGTTGTCCATGTGCATGGGGCGGGAGGCGTTTTCCAAGCGCACCGGGCTGTCGCTTCTGCTGGGTTTGGCGGGCGTGGTGGTCATCGCCCGCCCCGCCTTCCTCTTCGGAGCGGAGGCGGCCCTGCCCCTGTGGCCCTTGCTGGCCGCGCTGGCCTCCTCCTTCTTCGCCGGAACGGTGAAGGTTATTCTGCATGAGCTAGGCCGGACCGAGCATCCCCTGGGCCCAACCTTCTATGTCAGCCTCATGAGCGCCGCGCTGGCAGGGGCGGCTTCCATTCCGGTCTGGGTCTGGCCGGACGTATGGGGCGTGGCCCTGCTGCTGGGCATTGGCGCACTGGCCACCGTGTCGCAGTACACCATGACCAGGGCCCTGGCCCTGGAACCGGCGGGCCGCGTTTCGGTGGCCGGGTACACGCAGGTTGTCTTCGCGGGAGTATGGGGCGTGCTGTTCTTCGCCGAGGTGGTCGGCGCGCCTTTCTTCCTGGGGGCGGGACTGATCCTTGGCGGCTCGTTGCTGGCGGGGCGTAGGGGCGTCAAACAGAAGGAACCCGGCCAGTTCG
Proteins encoded:
- a CDS encoding DMT family transporter; protein product: MPRPFSAIGPGVRLMVVSAFWFSLGTACVKAVGEQVALMQIVMARGLISALICIPLMRRAGVHPMGINRRLLLLRGGLGFGAMSLSFYAILHLPLADAVTLFYLHPVFAALLSMCMGREAFSKRTGLSLLLGLAGVVVIARPAFLFGAEAALPLWPLLAALASSFFAGTVKVILHELGRTEHPLGPTFYVSLMSAALAGAASIPVWVWPDVWGVALLLGIGALATVSQYTMTRALALEPAGRVSVAGYTQVVFAGVWGVLFFAEVVGAPFFLGAGLILGGSLLAGRRGVKQKEPGQFAP